TCCAGGGCGTCCTGGAGAAGGCAAAGGGGATCGCGAAGTCCCTCCCCGCAGACCTCAAGAAGAAGCTCACCAAGACGGTGACCGAGTCCGCGGAGCAGTCGGCGGACCTCCGGAAAGCGGATGGGCCGGTGGGCCCGGCGCGAAAGGTCGATGACGTCGACGACGCCCCCAAGGTGGACCCCAAGAAGCAGGAGCCCGAGTCCACCCTCGCCCAGCTCAGGGCGCGCTTCACGGAACTCGCCAGGGATCCTGCCCACAACGGGAAGATCTCCTCGAAGACGATCAATGAGGCCAAGGTGGGCCTCAAGCTGGAGAAGTCGGGCAAGCTCAAGGGCCCCATCACCCGCGACCCCAACCCCGCGGGCGCCGAGTTCATCGACGCGGACGGCATCAAGTGGGACGTGAAGTCCTTCCGGTCGGACTTCCCGCCCAAGAAGGGCGGCTTCAAGCTCGAGCGCGACCTCGAGAAGATCAAGTCCGAGCTCGCCGAGGGAGAGAACGTCATCATCGACACCCAGAAGATGAGCCCGCAGCACGTGGCGGATCTGAAGAAGGCCCTCTCGGAGGCGAGCCTGCTGGACCGGATCCTCTGGTACCCTTGAGCGGTATCCCTCGAGAGGCATGCACGGACATGGACAAAGGCATCGCGAATCGGCTGGCACTCCATAAGGTGTGGGTCGACTCACAGGGAGAGCGCGGCACCCAGCTGTCCCTGGAGGACGCGGACTTCACCCAGGCGAGCCTCCCCGCCCAGGTGCTCACGGATGCCGAACTGCCGGGGGCCCGCTTCACGGAAAGCACGCTGACGAAGGCGGACTTCTTCGGCGCCAACCTGGCCTCCGCCTCGTTCGATCGCGCCGACCTGTCGGGCGCCCAGCTGGGCAAGGCCAACCTGGACTACGCCTCGTTGAAGAAGGCAGTGCTGAAGAAGGCCCAGGCCATCAAGGCCAGCTTCTGCGAGGCGGATCTGGAAGGGTCGGACCTGACGGGAGCGGACCTACGGCGAGCCCAGTTCCTGGAGGCCAACCTCGAGTCCTGCATCCTCCGGGATGTCCAGCTGGAGGGAGCATTGCTGAATGGAGCCCGGGTGCGCGGGGTGGACCTGCGCGGCGCCCAGGGCCTGTCGTCCCTCCAAGTGACGTGGCTCAACCTCGGCAGCGGCGAGGCGCCCGTCCGGATCGAGGGCGCCGCGCTGAAGCAATGGCTGACGAAGGCCGCGAGCAAGGCTCCCTGAGAGACTCCTGCGAGCTGGGATGGAGGAGGCCCTCAGGGGCGGGAATCGCTCCCGCCATTCCAGTGCTCGTGTAGCACGACACTGGAGGCCACCATCGCCACTCCCGCACAGGCTTCACGTGTTCCCCCACTTGAATCGTGTTCGCCGGGGCGCTGGGCAACATCCGCGCCACACGGGCCGTCGCTCTGCATTTCGAACAGGCCCCCAGGGGATGGGGCTCCGGCGAGGCCTCGGCGCACGACAGGAATGTCAGGGCACTTCGGCCCCGAGGAAGACAAACGTGTCTTCTGCCCACGGGATGGTGTAGAAATCCCAACAGGAGGGGCGGACGCGACGAAGCACAGCAGACGCGCCAGGTAGCGCGAGTGGTCGAGAGAGGTCCTAAACCGCATCAGCCTCGGCGCCTCGAGCGCGGGAGCGGCGCTGCGCCGCTCTGGATGCAATGCAGGACACTCTCCGCAAGGTAGCCTGTTCTTGGCTCTCTCCCGGTAGAGGGGTCTAGGCCCCCCGGGGAGCTGAGCCAACGACGCAACCGCCGTTTCCCCAGGGGGCCTAGACCCCTCTACCGGGGAGAGCCGGTGAGGCTACCGTGCCCCAGGTGAGCAGGTGGTGCCTTTCAGGGCCTCCCTCGACCGCTCGCGCCGCCCCGTCCCGATGAAGCCTCCTCGCCATTCCGAGGTGCTGTGATGACCGCGAAGCTCGAGACATTCGTCCCCGCCGCGGCCCCGGTGGTCGTCCCCACCCCCGCCCCCGTGCCCGCCTCGCCCAACGTGGTCGCCCAGCGCGAGGTGCGTCAGCGCGAGGAGCAGGCGCGGCTCGCCCGCTGGAAGGCAATCGAAGAGGCCGGCGGCCAGGAGGCCTGGGTCGAGGCCGAGCTGAAGGCCAAGGGGCTCGCGCCCGAGCACGAGGATCCGAGCGGACTCTCCGAAAAGGAGAAGTCGGCCTGGAAGGAGAAGAAGAAGGCCGAGGCCGCCGAGCGCCGCGTGTTGAAGCGTCTGGCGTGGGAGGCGTGGCGCACCGCGCACATCGACCACCTGGGCGCGGGGGTGCACTGGGAAGAGGCCGGGGGTCCGGACAAGTTCGACCTGAAGGACCGGGAGGAGCGGGCCAAGGCCAACGGGCTGCCGGAGCTGGAGTCGGCGCAGACGCTGGCGAAGGCGCTCGGGCTGAGCGTGGCGAGGCTGCGCTGGTTCGCCTACCACCGCGAGGTGGACACGGGGACGCACTACCGCAGCTGGGAGATTCCCAAGCGGGACGGTGGGAAGCGGACCATCACCTCGCCGAAGAAGGAGCTGAAGGAGGCGCAGCGCTGGGTGCTCTCGAACGTCATCGAGCGGCTGCCGGTGCACGGGGCGGCGCACGGCTTCGTGGCGGGGCGCTCCATCGTCACCAACGCGCTGGCGCACAAGGGCGCGGACGTGGTGGTGAAGATGGACATCAAGGACTTCTTCCCCTCGGTGACGTGGCCGCGGGTGAAGGGGCTCTTGCGCAAGGGCGGGCTGGCGGAGAACACGGCGACGCTGCTGGCGCTGATGGCCACGGAGGCGCCTCGCGAGGTGGTGCAGTTCCGAGGCAAGACGCTGTACGTGGCGAAGGGGCCGCGCGCGCTGCCGCAGGGAGCGCCGACGTCGCCGGGAATCACCAACGCGCTATGCCTGCGCTTGGACAAGCGGCTGTCGGCGCTGTCGAGGCGGCTGGGCTTCGTCTACACGCGCTACGCGGATGACATGACGTTCTCCTGGCGCAAGAGCAAGGCGAAGCCAGAGGCGCCGGTGGCGGTGCTGGTCGCGCGCACGGAGCGGGTGCTTCAAGCCGAGGGCTTCCGGGTACACCCGGACAAGACGCGCGTGATGAAGCCGGGCAACCGGCAGGTGGTGACGGGGCTGGTGGTGAACGAGGCCCCGAAGGGTCAGCCGGGCGCCCGGGTGCCGCGCGAGGTGGTGCGCCAGCTGCGAGCGGCGCTGCACAACCGCGAGAAGGGCAAGCCGGGCAAGGAAGGCGAGACGCTCGAGCAGCTCAAGGGCATGGCCGCCTTCATCCACATGACGGACCCGGCCAAGGGCCGCGCCTTCCTGGAGCGCCTCTCCGCCCTGGAGAAGCGCGAGGCCTGACGGTCTCTCAGGGCGTGGCGTCCAGCGCGAGCTCCACGCCCTCGGGCTTCTCGGTGACCACGAACCCGCTGGCCCGCGCCCGCTGGAGCGTGAGCTGGTAGATCGCCGCGAGCGCCGGCTCCTTCCCGGCCCGCTCCTTGAGCATCTACTCCCTCGCCTCCCTCCGCACGAACCACGTCCCCGCGAGCGCGACTCCCGTGGCCAGCAGCGCTCCCGCCCAGGGCCAGGGCCGTGAAAGGCCTCCCACTCGCGAGGCCGAACCCCATCCACGCTGCGGCTTCACGCTCGCCGTCGCGGGCGCCTCGCCGGCTCGGGCCAGCACCGTGAAGGCTCGGGCCATGCCGAGCAGCACGCCGATGTACGCCACCACGGACAGGAATTGGACTCCCAGCGCCCTCATCAGCTTCGTGGCGTATGGCTACAGGGTGGAGCCCGGGGACCGGGCGAAGTGCCCCCGGGTCGCGGCCCTGCTCCAGCTCCGTCTCATGAAGGAGCTCCACATCGAGGAGCCCATGGTGACGGGGATGGAAGTGCGGTGCATGTCGCTGCGCGGGAACACCTTCCTGCTGGCGCTGGCCTACAGCGCGTCACTGGACGCGAGCACGCTGCCGGACCGGCTGCAGCACGCCTTCTCCCGGGTGGCGAAGCAGCCAGCGACGGCCGCGGAGGAGAAGCTCATGGACCGGCACCTGAAGCAGGCGCTCGCGCAGCAGGAAGAGGACGACCTGGAGCGCGGCATCGAGCTGGCTCGCGAGGTGGCCCAACCCCGCTCGGGACCCCTGGACCCCTCGCTGCTGTTGAGCCCGCCCACGCGCCTGCCTCGCGGGGCCGTACAGGACTTCGCGCGCCGCACCTTCACCCCCGAGCGTCAGGTGATGGTGAACTTCTCCCCCTTCGCCGGCTGAGGCGCACGGCCGGCCTCGCCCTCAGTTCACGCAGTACCGGTACCGGTGCTCGTGGTCGTAGAAGAGGCTCCACCGCCGCCGCCGGGTGCCGTCGAAGTTGCTCGTCTCGTCGAGGTCGTTCAACCCCGGCTGCATCCGCTCGGACCAGATGCCGTTGAAGAATCTCACCTGGTAGAAGTCGATGGTGCAGCGCGCTCCGGGCTGATCGCAGTGCTCCGGGTGGTACTGCGCCAGCAGCTCCTCCTCGAGGTCCACCGACAACCCTCGCGACCACCGGAGCTCCTCGCTCGGCTCTCGCTCGACGAAGAAGCACCGTCCGGGCTCCGTGCTTCCAGCGACTCCTCGGGTCGTGACGGATTCGACCCGGCCCGGCCCTCCCACCACCTGCGTCCGCGCCACCCGCCTCAGCACCCGCTCCCACTCCGCCCGGTACAGCGGCCTGTCCTCCACCTGCCATGCCCTCGCGAGCAACCGCAGCGCCTCCTGGTCCTCCCCTCGCATCACGTGCGCCAGCGCGGCGTCGTACAGCGCCCCGTGTGCCTTCCCATCCGCCTCGTACCGCCGACGCCACTCCCCCAGCGCGTCCTCGTACCGCCCCTCCCGGAAGGCCCTCACGCCCTCCTCTCCCTCCATCCCCACCAGCTCCAGCCGCTCGGGTAGCTCGGCCGGCAGCAGCCGGAAGTAGTGCAGCCCCACCGCCTCGCGCAGCACCGTCCAGAACATCTCCGACCACTCCTCCGGGAGCGGTCTCCGGTGCGGCTTCCGCAACTCCTCGTAGAGCGCCACCGCCGCCGCCTTCGAGCGCAGCTCCACCGCGCCCCCCGTGCGCCCCTTCACCTGGATGTACTCGGTGCTCACCGGCTGCCCCTCGCGCGTCCACGTGGACATGAGCAGGGCGATGCCCGCCGCCTCTCCCGTCCCCTCGCCGTTCATCGGACCGACGCTCCATCCGTCCACCTTTACCACCGTCACCAGTGACGTCTTCACGCCCAGCGGTACCCCGGGCCATGGGTCGAGTACCAGGCTCCTGGGATCCCTCGACAGCCAGGCCTTCGACCTCGGCGTGTTCCACATCTGGAAGCCCAGGTCGGTGTAATCCACCACCTGTACCTGGCCGCCCTCGGCCTTGAAGTAATCCCGCACCGCCTTCACCACCATGCCGCTCATGTTCCACAGGTCCGACCGCGCCCCCTCCAGCAGCGTGTCATCGGAGTGCACCAGCAGGATGCCCACCGACACGGGCTGTCCCTCCAGTCGCAGCAACGGCGGTTGATGGCGCGTCACCTCCACCGTCACCGTGGGCGGCTCCGCATCCTGGTGACGCGAGCCCGCCACGCCCGGACCTCCGGCCAGCACCAGCGGCAGCCCCAGGTACGGCGCCAGCACCCGCGTCACCCGGCGAAGCATCCTCATGTCTCTCCCGTCATGGGCGCTTCGTGAGTTGGGTCCGCGCCACTCGCACCGATTGGGGCAGCGCGGGTTCCAGCGGCGCCCCGGACTCGAGGGCCTTCACCGCGGCCCCCAGCGTGAAGGGCTCCGGCGAGAAGAGGGCGTACAGCGCCTCGGTGCCCGGCGTTCCATCCAGCTCGATGGCCCCGGGCAGCAGGGACCGGCCCGGCACATACGCCACCGCCGCGTCTCCTCCATACGGGTAATACACCGTCACCCGCCCCGCTCCATCCCGGCTCAGCACCGCCACGTACCCGCTCGCGTCGGCCTTCACATCGAACTGGATCGACTCCCCCTCGCCGAGCGTCTCGCCGGGCCCCACCGGCACGCCCCCACCAGCCTGATTCCGGTACACCCCCAGCACCAGGCTCCCCTTGGCCGCGTACTCGGGTCCGGGGGCCTCGACAACGGGCCGCAGCATCACACCGCCGAACACGGCCGCGGCGGACATCGCCAGCGCCGCCCCGAGCAACACGCGCCACCTCCGCCGCTCCTTCCGGGGCTCGGGCTCCAGGCGGGCCGCGAACGCCGCGGGCGGCTGCCGCAGCAGGAAGGCCGCCGAGTCCGCACGCAGCTCCGCGAGCCGCTCCCGGTCCGCTTCCGAGCTGGCCAGCTCCTCATCCACCCGGGCCCTCGCCTCCGGCTCCAGCGCCGAGGCGAGGTACATCTCCAGCACCGCGTCCTGGATTCGCCGCCCTCCCTGGCTCATGCCGCCCTCCCGTCCTCGAAGCGGGCACTGCGTTTGCGCGCCCGGGTAGCGAACTCCCCCAACAGCCGGCCCACCGTCTTGCGTGTCAGGCCGAGCACCTGCCCCACCTCCTCCATGTTGTACCCTTCCACGAAATAGAGGAACGCGGCCGTGAGCGTCCGCGGCTCCTCGCCGTGCGTGAGCAGCGCCAGGTCCTGCGCGGCCTCCACCTGCTCCAGCCCTCCAGCGCTCGCCGCGACCGCCTCGACCTCGCGCTCCACCGGCTCTCCCGCGTCGTTCACCACCAGCTCGCCCAGCCGTCCCGACCAGCGCGCGCGCCGCCGCATCCGGTCCACCGACTTGAAGGTCGCGATCTGGTACAGCACCGTGAACGCCGAGGCCCCACCCCGCAGCAGGGCCGGCTCCTTCACGAAGGCCAGGAAGGTGTCCTGGGTGATGTCCAGGGCCTCCTCCTCGTCTCGGACGAGCGACAGCGCCCGCCGGTGCACCGCCGGGCCGAAGCGGCGGTACAGGTCCTCCACGCGCACGGGCTCGGCCCGCGTGGCCTCCGGCGCGCTCATCACCGGCGCACGCCCCACCGCCGTGATCTGTCTCCACCAGCCCATGTCACTGTCCTCCCGTCTCGGCCATCAACTCTTCCTCGATGCGCGGGTACGCCATCACCGCCGCCGCGCGCAGGCGCCTGGCCACCAGGGCCCGCCCGCGTGACTCCTCCCGCGCCGCCATCGCCAGCAGGGCGCGCGCCTTGCCCAGGAAGGCCTCCTGGTCGCGCCGATCCTCTCCCAGCGCCTGCTCGAAGAGCTGGAGCGCCTCCTCGGCCCGGCCCTCCGCGAGCGTCCGGAACCCCTGGCGCTTGAGCGAGCCGCGCTGGGCGTCGTCCCCCGTTCCCTTCGTCACCACCATCTGGGAGAAGGGCACCTCCCGAAAGGACAGCGAGGAGACGCGCAGCACGTCGCCGGGTGCCAGCTTGAAGCGGGCCACCTCGTACCACCCGCCCGCGTTGCACTTGAGGACGTAGTCTCCCGCGCCCACGCCCAGCCGCCGCTCCCGCTGGGATGACGCGGGAACCTCCGCGAGCAGCCGTTGCTCCGCGCCATCGGTGACGACACACCCCTTGGTGCTCGGGGGGAACACCACGGTCGCGTCCGCCTTCGACAGGCGGGTGAGGATCAGCTCGCCCTGGCCCTTCAAGTCGATGCGCACCCGCGGCCGCTGCACGCCGAGCGGACTGGAGGCCGTGTCCATCAGCGTGTGCGCGTAGGCGTGCTGGTAGGCCTCCGTCAGGCTCACCTGGGCGTCCTTGTTCGCGTCGGCGGCGCCTCGCAGGCCGCTCACCAGGTGGGTGGAGAAGATGGAGCCCGCGAGGGCTCGAGCCTCCTGTGACAGCTCATCCGCTCCCGAGGAGGTGAGGAAGACGAGCCCTCGCAACGCCAGCTCGTCGCGCACCTGGAGCTGGAAGGAGCGCGTGGGCCGGCCTCCCTTGGGGAGGATGGCGCCGCTCTGGCAGGCGTCGAGGATGCCAATCTTCAGCGCCGGGGAGAGGGCCTGGATGCGGCGTTGGAGCTCCGCCAGGCTCAGCGGCGCGCCCTGCAGGTGCAGGTACGTGTCGTCCGCGTGCCCCGAGTAATAGAAGAGGAAGAGGCTCTCCTCCCTGGAGCCCGCCGCGCGCGCCGCCAGCTGGTCGAACGCCCAGAGCACCTTGTCGGTGGTGGGCTGGCTCAGCACGGTGATGTCCTCGCGAGAGAAGTCCCCCAGCTGCTCCAGCGTCTCCGCCAGCTTCCGCGCGTCCTCCACCGCGTGGCGCAGCGGCTGCTCCCTCGCCCAGCCCGTGTTGGCGCCAATCACCAGCGCGAAGCGCTGCACC
This is a stretch of genomic DNA from Archangium violaceum. It encodes these proteins:
- a CDS encoding pentapeptide repeat-containing protein; this encodes MDKGIANRLALHKVWVDSQGERGTQLSLEDADFTQASLPAQVLTDAELPGARFTESTLTKADFFGANLASASFDRADLSGAQLGKANLDYASLKKAVLKKAQAIKASFCEADLEGSDLTGADLRRAQFLEANLESCILRDVQLEGALLNGARVRGVDLRGAQGLSSLQVTWLNLGSGEAPVRIEGAALKQWLTKAASKAP
- a CDS encoding reverse transcriptase family protein, giving the protein MTAKLETFVPAAAPVVVPTPAPVPASPNVVAQREVRQREEQARLARWKAIEEAGGQEAWVEAELKAKGLAPEHEDPSGLSEKEKSAWKEKKKAEAAERRVLKRLAWEAWRTAHIDHLGAGVHWEEAGGPDKFDLKDREERAKANGLPELESAQTLAKALGLSVARLRWFAYHREVDTGTHYRSWEIPKRDGGKRTITSPKKELKEAQRWVLSNVIERLPVHGAAHGFVAGRSIVTNALAHKGADVVVKMDIKDFFPSVTWPRVKGLLRKGGLAENTATLLALMATEAPREVVQFRGKTLYVAKGPRALPQGAPTSPGITNALCLRLDKRLSALSRRLGFVYTRYADDMTFSWRKSKAKPEAPVAVLVARTERVLQAEGFRVHPDKTRVMKPGNRQVVTGLVVNEAPKGQPGARVPREVVRQLRAALHNREKGKPGKEGETLEQLKGMAAFIHMTDPAKGRAFLERLSALEKREA
- a CDS encoding tetratricopeptide repeat protein, yielding MRMLRRVTRVLAPYLGLPLVLAGGPGVAGSRHQDAEPPTVTVEVTRHQPPLLRLEGQPVSVGILLVHSDDTLLEGARSDLWNMSGMVVKAVRDYFKAEGGQVQVVDYTDLGFQMWNTPRSKAWLSRDPRSLVLDPWPGVPLGVKTSLVTVVKVDGWSVGPMNGEGTGEAAGIALLMSTWTREGQPVSTEYIQVKGRTGGAVELRSKAAAVALYEELRKPHRRPLPEEWSEMFWTVLREAVGLHYFRLLPAELPERLELVGMEGEEGVRAFREGRYEDALGEWRRRYEADGKAHGALYDAALAHVMRGEDQEALRLLARAWQVEDRPLYRAEWERVLRRVARTQVVGGPGRVESVTTRGVAGSTEPGRCFFVEREPSEELRWSRGLSVDLEEELLAQYHPEHCDQPGARCTIDFYQVRFFNGIWSERMQPGLNDLDETSNFDGTRRRRWSLFYDHEHRYRYCVN
- a CDS encoding DUF4384 domain-containing protein, which encodes MSQGGRRIQDAVLEMYLASALEPEARARVDEELASSEADRERLAELRADSAAFLLRQPPAAFAARLEPEPRKERRRWRVLLGAALAMSAAAVFGGVMLRPVVEAPGPEYAAKGSLVLGVYRNQAGGGVPVGPGETLGEGESIQFDVKADASGYVAVLSRDGAGRVTVYYPYGGDAAVAYVPGRSLLPGAIELDGTPGTEALYALFSPEPFTLGAAVKALESGAPLEPALPQSVRVARTQLTKRP
- a CDS encoding RNA polymerase sigma factor; translation: MGWWRQITAVGRAPVMSAPEATRAEPVRVEDLYRRFGPAVHRRALSLVRDEEEALDITQDTFLAFVKEPALLRGGASAFTVLYQIATFKSVDRMRRRARWSGRLGELVVNDAGEPVEREVEAVAASAGGLEQVEAAQDLALLTHGEEPRTLTAAFLYFVEGYNMEEVGQVLGLTRKTVGRLLGEFATRARKRSARFEDGRAA
- a CDS encoding caspase family protein translates to MSWRLLVSMALLASGPAYAVQRFALVIGANTGWAREQPLRHAVEDARKLAETLEQLGDFSREDITVLSQPTTDKVLWAFDQLAARAAGSREESLFLFYYSGHADDTYLHLQGAPLSLAELQRRIQALSPALKIGILDACQSGAILPKGGRPTRSFQLQVRDELALRGLVFLTSSGADELSQEARALAGSIFSTHLVSGLRGAADANKDAQVSLTEAYQHAYAHTLMDTASSPLGVQRPRVRIDLKGQGELILTRLSKADATVVFPPSTKGCVVTDGAEQRLLAEVPASSQRERRLGVGAGDYVLKCNAGGWYEVARFKLAPGDVLRVSSLSFREVPFSQMVVTKGTGDDAQRGSLKRQGFRTLAEGRAEEALQLFEQALGEDRRDQEAFLGKARALLAMAAREESRGRALVARRLRAAAVMAYPRIEEELMAETGGQ